Proteins encoded within one genomic window of Bos mutus isolate GX-2022 chromosome 9, NWIPB_WYAK_1.1, whole genome shotgun sequence:
- the MTRES1 gene encoding mitochondrial transcription rescue factor 1 isoform X2, whose amino-acid sequence MAMTSVRLPSSILRKPDAWIGLCRALRGTPSHKGCASWNRYLYLSSAKLNASNYKTLLHNIFSLRLPGLLISPEYIFPFSIRLKSNISSKKSTKKTLQKVEDEGDSDEERDEMSELEEEPEDNPSEVKDYKDLDKAVQSFRKVEDAFYKGELRLNGEKLWKKSRTVKVGDTLDLLIGEDKEAETETVMRIILKKVLEEKTSSEKHRVVLRRWKKLQLPKKSMLK is encoded by the exons ATGGCTATGACTAGTGTCAGACTGCCCAGCAGCATTTTAAGAAAGCCAGATGCCTGGATTGGACTCTGCAGAGCGCTGCGAGGGACACCTTCACATAAAGGCTGTGCTTCCTGGAATCGATACTTGTATTTGTCTAGTGCCAAGTTAAATGCATCAAATTATAAAACACTCCTCCATAACATTTTCTCACTGAGACTCCCAGGGCTTTTAATATCTccggaatatatttttccattttccataaGACTCAAAAGTAATATAAGCTCTAAAAAATCCACTAAAAAGACTCTACAAAAAGTGGAAGATGAAGGGGACTCTGATGAAGAGAGGGATGAGATGAGTGAGCTGGAAGAGGAGCCCGAGGACAACCCCAGTGAGGTCAAAGACTATAAAGACCTGGACAAAGCAGTACAGTCTTTCCG caaagtgGAAGATGCATTCTACAAAGGTGAACTCAGGCTGAATGGGGAAAAACTATGGAAGAAAAGCAGAACG gtgAAAGTGGGAGATACGTTGGATCTTCTTATTGGAGAGGATaaagaagcagaaacagagacagtgATGAGGATTATCCTGAAAAAAGTGCTGGAGGAGAAGACCAGCAGTGAGAAGCACAGAGTGGTGTTACGACGGTGGAAAAAATTACAATTGCCTAAAAAGAGTATGCTCAAATAA
- the MTRES1 gene encoding mitochondrial transcription rescue factor 1 isoform X1, with amino-acid sequence MAMTSVRLPSSILRKPDAWIGLCRALRGTPSHKGCASWNRYLYLSSAKLNASNYKTLLHNIFSLRLPGLLISPEYIFPFSIRLKSNISSKKSTKKTLQKVEDEGDSDEERDEMSELEEEPEDNPSEVKDYKDLDKAVQSFRYDVILKTGLDIGRNKVEDAFYKGELRLNGEKLWKKSRTVKVGDTLDLLIGEDKEAETETVMRIILKKVLEEKTSSEKHRVVLRRWKKLQLPKKSMLK; translated from the exons ATGGCTATGACTAGTGTCAGACTGCCCAGCAGCATTTTAAGAAAGCCAGATGCCTGGATTGGACTCTGCAGAGCGCTGCGAGGGACACCTTCACATAAAGGCTGTGCTTCCTGGAATCGATACTTGTATTTGTCTAGTGCCAAGTTAAATGCATCAAATTATAAAACACTCCTCCATAACATTTTCTCACTGAGACTCCCAGGGCTTTTAATATCTccggaatatatttttccattttccataaGACTCAAAAGTAATATAAGCTCTAAAAAATCCACTAAAAAGACTCTACAAAAAGTGGAAGATGAAGGGGACTCTGATGAAGAGAGGGATGAGATGAGTGAGCTGGAAGAGGAGCCCGAGGACAACCCCAGTGAGGTCAAAGACTATAAAGACCTGGACAAAGCAGTACAGTCTTTCCGGTATGACGTTATCCTGAAGACGGGCCTAGATATCGGAAGGAA caaagtgGAAGATGCATTCTACAAAGGTGAACTCAGGCTGAATGGGGAAAAACTATGGAAGAAAAGCAGAACG gtgAAAGTGGGAGATACGTTGGATCTTCTTATTGGAGAGGATaaagaagcagaaacagagacagtgATGAGGATTATCCTGAAAAAAGTGCTGGAGGAGAAGACCAGCAGTGAGAAGCACAGAGTGGTGTTACGACGGTGGAAAAAATTACAATTGCCTAAAAAGAGTATGCTCAAATAA